From Thunnus albacares chromosome 22, fThuAlb1.1, whole genome shotgun sequence, the proteins below share one genomic window:
- the LOC122974107 gene encoding gastrula zinc finger protein XlCGF57.1-like: protein MFYWTNEKPAEAETPDSVSNMSKAEILRIIISEKLATAAQEILAVVERTVAGYEEEASGFRQEIDRQRRQLEVLLQPQVKLERIIDTADHYGVIMEEEEEEEEEEHKQQQSVEDSERVSLLNSDEEEEGEEEEEEEEQPALSSHIQQEEAKKEDDLSSSWTSQQQEEEDVETEGAHDKPSDDVEAAESEGDGGDDDYDEEEEEEEVMVDDRDGDWKPDKSDDELKEREPEPTRKRQAKRVKTKSRDLIQLSLNVSTENSDALLFCKICRVLRGSTNMLIKHAWSHVGNPERVCGVCGEHSESAEELRSHLQSHQKIHSCNICGKSFINLNSLREHTAGHTGQKTYKCDICHKAFHLKINLTSHQKVHVEDKPYKCDICQKSFSYKGELKTHSRLHTGEKPYQCDVCSRSLGSRRSLSTHMLIHSGEKHHGCEVCGKRFKRLQDLRSHENIHKARDKPYLCEVCCKAFHSSFGLKSHLKTHNAHQERAHVCSECGKGFTSKMNLMAHMKSHSEERPFSCSECGKLFKFKNNLNAHLRLHTGLKPFVCGVCGKTCGRQDHLVVHMRTHNGERPYQCTVCDKAFTQSHCLKTHMKSHQAEETSAADGSDSQKTFL, encoded by the exons atgttttattggaCAAATGAGAAGCCAGCGGAGGCTGAGACACCCGACAGTGTCAGTAACATGTCTAAAGCGGAGATACTGAGAATAATCATCTCTGAGAAACTGGCAACAGCCGCGCAGGAAATCTTAGCGGTTGTTGAGAGAACCGTAGCCGGGTACGAGGAGGAGGCTTCGGGCTTCAGACAGGAGATCGACCGGCAGAGGAGACAGCTGGAGGTTCTCCTGCAGCCTCAGGTCAAACTAGAGAGAATAATAGaca CTGCAGATCACTATGGGGTGATcatggaagaggaggaagaggaggaggaagaggagcacaAACAGCAACAGA GTGTGGAGGACTCTGAGAGAGTGAGCCTCCTCAATagtgatgaggaagaagaaggtgaagaagaagaggaggaggaggagcaaccAGCACTGAG CAGCCATATTCAACAAGAAGAGGCCAAAAAAGAGGACGATCTGTCCAGCAGCTGGACATCacagcaacaagaagaagaagacgtgGAGACAGAGGGAGCTCACGACAAACCGAGTGATGATGTTGAAGCTGCTGAGAGCGAAGGAGACggtggtgatgatgattatgatgaggaagaggaggaggaggaggtgatggtggATGACAGAGACGGCGACTGGAAACCAGACAAGAGTGACGACGAGTTGAAGGAGAGAGAACCTGAACCGACGAGGAAGCGACAAGCCAAACgtgtcaaaacaaaaagcagGGATCTGATCCAGTTGTCTCTGAACGTGTCGACTGAGAACAGCGACGCTCTTCTCTTCTGTAAAATCTGCAGAGTCCTGCGCGGGTCGACCAACATGTTGATAAAACACGCCTGGAGCCACGTGGGCAATCCAGAGAGAGTTTGCGGAGTGTGCGGAGAACACTCAGAGTCTGCAGAGGAACTGAGGAGTCACCTGCAAAGCCACCAGAAGATTCACAGCTGCAACATCTGCGGGAAGTCTTTCATCAACTTAAATAGCCTCCGAGAGCACACCGCTGGACACACGGGACAGAAAACATATAAATGCGATATTTGCCACAAAGCGTTTCATCTTAAGATAAACTTGACTTCCCACCAGAAGGTCCATGTGGAGGATAAACCGTACAAATGTGATATTTGCCAAAAATCATTTAGTTATAAGGGGGAACTCAAAACTCACAGCAGGTtgcacacaggtgagaagccatATCAGTGTGACGTGTGCAGTAGATCTCTCGGTAGCCGTCGATCTTTATCCACGCACATGTTGATCCATTCAGGAGAGAAACATCACGGCTGCGAGGTTTGCGGGAAGCGTTTCAAACGTCTCCAAGATCTGAGAAGCCACGAGAACATCCACAAAGCCCGAGACAAACCGTATCTGTGCGAGGTTTGCTGCAAAGCGTTTCATTCAAGCTTCGGATTGAAGTCCCACCTGAAGACACACAACGCACACCAGGAGAGAGCGCACGTTTGCAGCGAATGTGGCAAAGGATTCACCTCCAAGATGAATCTGATGGCCCACATGAAGAGCCACTCTGAGGAGAGACCGTTCAGCTGCTCAGAGTGCGGTAAGTTATTTAAATTCAAGAATAACCTCAATGCTCACCTGAGGCTCCACACGGGACTCAAACCGTTCGTCTGTGGTGTTTGTGGGAAAACGTGCGGGAGACAAGACCACCTGGTGGTCCACATGAGGACACATAACGGGGAGAGACCGTACCAGTGCACAGTCTGCGACAAAGCCTTCACTCAGAGccactgtctgaaaacacacatgaagaGCCACCAGGCGGAAGAAACGTCAGCAGCAGATGGATCCGATTCCCAAAAGACATTTCTATAA
- the LOC122974209 gene encoding zinc finger protein 239-like yields the protein MTVSSLNRHASLHTKKRQYKCDVCHKAYTHKSGLKNHKWEHVEDKPHKCDICHQSFGFPQQLRIHMRRHTGEKPYRCKDCGKSVSDFRSLTRHMLLHTGEKRYSCQVCRKHFLLPGKLKEHEKIHTDRSRTHLCHVCCKTFHRPGELKAHLETHNKARSHMCGECGKGMSSRGALKRHMIIHSGERPYGCSECGQTFSCWNVLRSHQKTHSSLKPFVCGVCGKLRARQEHLTVHMRTHNGERPYKYSLCDKAFTQSHCVKTHMKSHQREETSAVDGLMLG from the coding sequence ATGACTGTTTCTAGTCTAAACAGGCACGCTAGTCTTCACACAAAAAAGAGACAGTACAAATGTGACGTCTGCCATAAAGCTTACACTCATAAGTCGGGTTTGAAGAATCACAAGTGGGAGCACGTGGAGGATAAACCACACAAATGTGACATCTGCCACCAGTCTTTTGGTTTCCCACAGCAGCTGAGGATTCACATGAGACGCCACACAGGTGAGAAACCGTACCGCTGTAAAGACTGCGGTAAATCTGTCAGTGACTTCCGATCTTTAACCCGACACATGCTGCTTCACACTGGGGAGAAACGTTACAGCTGTCAGGTctgcagaaaacattttttacttcCCGGAAAACTGAAAGAACACGAGAAAATCcacacagacagaagcagaACGCACCTCTGCCACGTTTGCTGCAAAACGTTCCACAGACCAGGTGAGTTAAAAGctcacctggaaacacacaacaAGGCGAGGTCGCACATGTGCGGCGAATGCGGCAAGGGGATGTCGTCTCGAGGAGCTCTGAAGAGACACATGATAATCCACAGTGGGGAGAGACCGTACGGCTGCTCAGAGTGCGGACAAACCTTCAGCTGCTGGAACGTTCTCAGATCCCATCAGAAGACGCATTCAAGCTTGAAACCGTTTGTATGCGGGGTTTGTGGGAAACTGCGTGCGAGACAAGAACACCTGACGGTTCACATGAGGACGCACAACGGAGAGAGACCGTACAAATATTCTCTGTGCGACAAAGCCTTCACTCAGAGTCActgtgtgaaaacacacatgaagaGTCACCAGAGGGAAGAAACGTCAGCAGTGGATGGACTGATGCTCGGTTGA
- the LOC122974248 gene encoding transcription factor 7-like isoform X2: MISSLQSVESEDMLSRGEIGLMRGQNQNPAGPTCGKPQVFDWCPPQQQYLNLTNGGRHNTTDTQTAAASSVHPLIPLLLYSDRHFPPSSPYSQPISAAHSRTHPCHHGNSVTSRPGVQVKKPLNAFMLYMKEMRHKVLQEGQERESAAINRILGRRWHALSHSEQSKYYDLAQKERLLHMQLYPGWSARDNYGKRKRKRSQQEAVPAGL; this comes from the exons ATGATTTCATCCCTCCAGTCTGTTGAGTCTGAAGAT ATGCTCAGCAGAGGG GAGATCGGACTGATGAGGGGACAGAACCAGAACCCTGCAGGACCGACCTGCG GTAAACCTCAGGTGTTTGACTGGTGTCCACCTCAACAGCAGTACCTGAATCTGACCAACGGGGGGCGACACAACACGACAGACactcagactgctgctgct tcatCTGTCCATCCTctcatccctctcctcctctacagCGACAGACACTTCCCTCCGTCCTCCCCGTACAGCCAGCCAATCAGTGCAGCCCATTCCAGGACACACCCCTGCCACCATGGCAACAGCGTCACAAG CAGACCAGGTGTGCAGGTGAAGAAGCCTCTGAACGCCTTCATGCTCTATATGAAGGAGATGAGACACAAAGTTCTGCAGGAGggccaagagagagagagcgccgCCATCAACCGCATCCTAGGACGCAGG TGGCACGCTCTGTCACACTCCGAACAGTCCAAATATTACGATCTGGCCCAGAAGGAGAGACTGCTCCACATGCAGCTTTACCCTGGATGGTCGGCCAGAGATAactat GGTAAAAGGAAGAGGAAGCGGAGCCAGCAGGAAGCTGTCCCAG CTGGACTCTGA
- the LOC122974248 gene encoding transcription factor 7-like isoform X1 has translation MISSLQSVESEDMLSRGEIGLMRGQNQNPAGPTCGKPQVFDWCPPQQQYLNLTNGGRHNTTDTQTAAASSVHPLIPLLLYSDRHFPPSSPYSQPISAAHSRTHPCHHGNSVTSSRPGVQVKKPLNAFMLYMKEMRHKVLQEGQERESAAINRILGRRWHALSHSEQSKYYDLAQKERLLHMQLYPGWSARDNYGKRKRKRSQQEAVPAGL, from the exons ATGATTTCATCCCTCCAGTCTGTTGAGTCTGAAGAT ATGCTCAGCAGAGGG GAGATCGGACTGATGAGGGGACAGAACCAGAACCCTGCAGGACCGACCTGCG GTAAACCTCAGGTGTTTGACTGGTGTCCACCTCAACAGCAGTACCTGAATCTGACCAACGGGGGGCGACACAACACGACAGACactcagactgctgctgct tcatCTGTCCATCCTctcatccctctcctcctctacagCGACAGACACTTCCCTCCGTCCTCCCCGTACAGCCAGCCAATCAGTGCAGCCCATTCCAGGACACACCCCTGCCACCATGGCAACAGCGTCACAAG CAGCAGACCAGGTGTGCAGGTGAAGAAGCCTCTGAACGCCTTCATGCTCTATATGAAGGAGATGAGACACAAAGTTCTGCAGGAGggccaagagagagagagcgccgCCATCAACCGCATCCTAGGACGCAGG TGGCACGCTCTGTCACACTCCGAACAGTCCAAATATTACGATCTGGCCCAGAAGGAGAGACTGCTCCACATGCAGCTTTACCCTGGATGGTCGGCCAGAGATAactat GGTAAAAGGAAGAGGAAGCGGAGCCAGCAGGAAGCTGTCCCAG CTGGACTCTGA
- the LOC122974248 gene encoding transcription factor 7-like isoform X3, which yields MLSRGEIGLMRGQNQNPAGPTCGKPQVFDWCPPQQQYLNLTNGGRHNTTDTQTAAASSVHPLIPLLLYSDRHFPPSSPYSQPISAAHSRTHPCHHGNSVTSSRPGVQVKKPLNAFMLYMKEMRHKVLQEGQERESAAINRILGRRWHALSHSEQSKYYDLAQKERLLHMQLYPGWSARDNYGKRKRKRSQQEAVPAGL from the exons ATGCTCAGCAGAGGG GAGATCGGACTGATGAGGGGACAGAACCAGAACCCTGCAGGACCGACCTGCG GTAAACCTCAGGTGTTTGACTGGTGTCCACCTCAACAGCAGTACCTGAATCTGACCAACGGGGGGCGACACAACACGACAGACactcagactgctgctgct tcatCTGTCCATCCTctcatccctctcctcctctacagCGACAGACACTTCCCTCCGTCCTCCCCGTACAGCCAGCCAATCAGTGCAGCCCATTCCAGGACACACCCCTGCCACCATGGCAACAGCGTCACAAG CAGCAGACCAGGTGTGCAGGTGAAGAAGCCTCTGAACGCCTTCATGCTCTATATGAAGGAGATGAGACACAAAGTTCTGCAGGAGggccaagagagagagagcgccgCCATCAACCGCATCCTAGGACGCAGG TGGCACGCTCTGTCACACTCCGAACAGTCCAAATATTACGATCTGGCCCAGAAGGAGAGACTGCTCCACATGCAGCTTTACCCTGGATGGTCGGCCAGAGATAactat GGTAAAAGGAAGAGGAAGCGGAGCCAGCAGGAAGCTGTCCCAG CTGGACTCTGA